One window from the genome of Elaeis guineensis isolate ETL-2024a chromosome 5, EG11, whole genome shotgun sequence encodes:
- the LOC105044989 gene encoding LOW QUALITY PROTEIN: uncharacterized protein (The sequence of the model RefSeq protein was modified relative to this genomic sequence to represent the inferred CDS: inserted 1 base in 1 codon) has translation MVGKKAFFFVKKNWEAETVVMDTKSSMEGGVLIDLESGTRSVINGQEASLGSSVGQAKKVLNRVWSGFVSIDGSIKGEESVHSGNSNVEGPQANGGTLVDKRFGAERKVGSLENKTGAEKPKKKNCKKPPKPPRPPNSPTLDASDRKLIREISELAMLKRARIERMKALKKMKNGKSFSSSNLGALIITTLFCXVIIWQGLLSRGRSTLSFHGSPESSVGTRTALISVQFYHNSQQLARMIPVQHPPTV, from the exons ATGGTCGGTAAAAAAGCTttcttttttgttaaaaaaaattgggAGGCTGAGACGGTTGTTATGGATACAAAGAGTTCAATGGAAGGAGGTGTTCTGATCGACCTGGAAAGCGGCACAAGATCTGTAATAAATGGACAGGAAGCATCTCTGGGCTCGAGCGTCGGACAGGCTAAAAAGGTGCTGAATAGAGTATGGAGTGGTTTTGTTAGCATTGATGGATCTATTAAGGGCGAGGAATCTGTGCACTCGGGTAATAGTAATGTTGAAGGTCCTCAGGCTAATGGAGGAACTTTGGTGGACAAGAGGTTTGGAGCTGAGAGAAAGGTGGGTTCTTTGGAGAATAAGACAGGAGCAGAGAAGCCTAAGAAGAAGAACTGTAAAAAGCCTCCCAAACCACCCCGGCCTCCCAACTCGCCAACATTAGATGCTTCTGACAGGAAGCTGATCAGGGAGATATCTGAGCTTGCTATGTTGAAAAGGGCAAGGATTGAACGGATGAAAGCATTAAAGAAGATGAAAAATGGCAAATCGTTTTCCAGCAGCAACTTGGGTGCCTTGATTATTACTACTCTCTTCT CTGTGATAATTTGGCAAG GACTTCTTTCAAGAGGTAGATCTACTTTGAGCTTTCATGGTTCACCTGAATCTTCAGTAGGAACAAGGACTGCATTGATCTCAGTTCAGTTTTACCATAATTCTCAGCAATTGGCTCGCATGATTCCAGTTCAGCATCCCCCAA CAGTGTAG